One part of the Oncorhynchus clarkii lewisi isolate Uvic-CL-2024 chromosome 7, UVic_Ocla_1.0, whole genome shotgun sequence genome encodes these proteins:
- the LOC139414082 gene encoding nuclear receptor subfamily 0 group B member 1-like — MACSDSCQCLGERGQRSILYSILKNDNQPNQHSQGRARLAVPQQQACSCGSKKKVVLRSPQTTCKATSVALLKTLKFVKNVLCFRKLPAEDQLQLVRNGWAQLLVLGMAQDLIDFETMETPELSMLQNILTSGQGRQETAHGRSGQGVSLTDVQGIKMFLNKCWGLDISAKEYAYLKGAILFDPDIAELRCQSYIQALQSEAHQALSEYVKVTHRRDSTRFTKLFIALSMLRSINANVVAGLFFKPVIGTVSMNELLLEMFYGK; from the exons ATGGCTTGCTCTGACAGCTGCCAGTGCCTCGGCGAAAGGGGACAAAGAAGCATCCTTTACAGCATTTTGAAAAACGACAACCAACCGAATCAGCATTCACAGGGGCGGGCGAGGTTGGCGGTCCCGCAACAGCAGGCTTGTTCTTGTGGATCTAAGAAGAAAGTGGTTCTCCGTTCTCCCCAGACAACGTGTAAAGCAACGTCGGTAGCGCTTTTAAAAACGCTGAAGTTTGTTAAAAATGTACTTTGTTTTCGGAAACTTCCAGCGGAGGACCAGTTACAGCTCGTGCGCAACGGCTGGGCTCAGCTGCTCGTTTTGGGCATGGCGCAGGACTTGATCGACTTCGAGACCATGGAGACGCCAGAACTCAGTATGTTACAGAACATACTAACCAGCGGACAAGGAAGACAGGAGACCGCGCACGGGCGCAGTGGTCAAGGCGTTTCTCTCACTGATGTCCAAGGAATTAAAATGTTTTTGAATAAATGTTGGGGACTGGACATCAGCGCCAAAGAATATGCATATTTAAAGGGAGCCATTCTCTTCGATCCAG ACATTGCAGAGCTCCGGTGTCAAAGCTACATTCAGGCACTGCAGAGCGAAGCGCATCAAGCCCTTAGTGAATATGTGAAAGTCACTCACCGAAGAGACTCTACAAGGTTCACTAAACTATTCATCGCGCTCTCCATGCTACGGTCCATCAATGCAAACGTCGTGGCTGGACTTTTCTTCAAACCTGTCATCGGCACGGTCAGCATGAATGAACTTCTGCTCGAGATGTTTTACGGAAAATAG